The following proteins are encoded in a genomic region of Aminivibrio pyruvatiphilus:
- a CDS encoding TAXI family TRAP transporter solute-binding subunit: protein MKKGIRVLALFGLAVIFTASAAFAAPQQLTMGTGGTAGTYYPFGGAMSQIISDNSNGTVNITAQSTGASIENINLLAAGDVDLIIVQNDLSDYAVNGTEFFKDRKIGNLTAIARLYPETIHVVASKASGIKTFADFKGKNISVGAPGSGNEANARQIFDVYGLTYDDIKPHFISYAETTDHFKDRLVDAFLYTTGTPNPSIQDISTLQDIVFVPIDGEMRNKLIEKYPFFAKDVLPGKTYRGQDEPVETVAVQAILAARKELSEEVVYTITKALFSNLEALGNAHHKGKSVKISQALDGISVPVHPGAVKFYKEVGLMK from the coding sequence ATGAAAAAGGGTATCAGGGTACTCGCGTTGTTCGGACTCGCAGTGATCTTCACCGCCTCCGCGGCATTTGCCGCTCCCCAGCAGCTCACCATGGGCACCGGGGGAACGGCGGGCACGTACTACCCGTTCGGCGGCGCCATGTCGCAGATCATCAGCGACAACTCGAACGGCACGGTGAACATCACCGCCCAGTCCACCGGAGCCTCCATCGAGAACATCAACCTCCTCGCCGCCGGCGACGTGGACCTCATCATCGTCCAGAACGACCTTTCCGACTACGCAGTCAACGGCACTGAATTCTTCAAGGACAGGAAGATCGGCAACCTCACCGCCATCGCCCGTCTCTATCCCGAGACCATCCACGTGGTCGCCTCCAAGGCCAGCGGCATCAAGACCTTCGCCGACTTCAAGGGCAAAAACATTTCCGTCGGCGCCCCCGGAAGCGGGAACGAAGCCAACGCCCGGCAGATCTTCGACGTTTACGGCCTCACGTACGACGACATCAAGCCCCATTTCATCTCCTACGCCGAGACAACTGACCACTTCAAGGACCGCCTTGTGGATGCCTTCCTTTACACCACGGGAACGCCCAATCCGTCCATCCAGGACATCAGCACCCTCCAGGACATCGTTTTCGTTCCCATCGACGGTGAGATGAGGAACAAGCTCATCGAAAAGTACCCCTTCTTCGCCAAGGACGTACTCCCCGGAAAGACCTACCGCGGACAGGACGAACCCGTGGAGACCGTCGCCGTCCAGGCGATCCTCGCCGCCCGCAAGGAACTCTCCGAGGAAGTCGTCTACACCATCACCAAGGCCCTCTTCTCCAATCTTGAGGCCCTGGGGAACGCCCACCACAAGGGCAAGAGCGTGAAGATCAGCCAGGCTCTCGACGGAATTTCCGTTCCGGTGCATCCGGGAGCGGTCAAGTTCTACAAAGAAGTCGGGCTGATGAAGTAA
- a CDS encoding DUF1850 domain-containing protein has product MRGGEEFAVRYIHSVQKTPVIEVFRLDFRQGIELRETVYHDFGAGLPFLVEEGAVFSSGNGKYRISGIRRSLGDIVFRVGRFADYQLLIRGREIPFTNFEKPGRSLRFSGERRPYLLSFFY; this is encoded by the coding sequence CTGAGAGGCGGAGAGGAGTTTGCCGTCCGCTACATCCATTCCGTGCAGAAGACTCCCGTCATCGAAGTGTTCCGCCTTGATTTCCGGCAGGGCATCGAGCTGAGAGAGACGGTGTACCATGATTTCGGCGCCGGCCTGCCGTTTCTCGTGGAAGAGGGGGCGGTATTTTCGAGCGGGAACGGGAAATACAGGATTTCGGGCATACGCAGATCCCTCGGAGATATCGTGTTTCGCGTGGGACGCTTCGCGGACTACCAGCTCCTGATCAGGGGGAGGGAAATTCCCTTCACGAATTTTGAAAAACCGGGCCGGTCTCTTCGATTTTCCGGCGAGAGGCGCCCTTATCTGCTTTCATTTTTTTACTGA
- a CDS encoding TRAP transporter permease has protein sequence MVENNEIKPQEDILDSSAAEKASETIDVEKILEKYDRESASRTLSTFWQNVVRFVCIAFSLFQLYTAAFGVFEAQIQRAIHLGFALVLVYLLYPARLSKRKEGVKWLDVLFALLGLAVGAYVVVEYTDLMMRAGLPTTGDIVFGALCILLVLEASRRVVGIPITIVAMFFLAYAYWGPYFPGMFAHRGFSYTRIITHMYVTTEGILGMPVGVAATFVYMFILFGAFLHKTGLGKFFIDLALAATGHRIGGPAKVAVLASGFFGTISGSSVANTVTTGTFTIPLMKSIGYKPEFAGAVEAAASTGGQLMPPIMGAAAFVMSQFIGIAYIEIAIAAALPALLYYLAVGFMVHMEAKRLGLQGIPKDRLPNLKKVLSEGWHLLLPLFVIVYLLVKGYTPLRAALVCIVVTVAIAMMKKSTRLNVKDILDALESGARSAIGVSAACACAGIIIGVVTLTGVGLKIANGIVVLSGGSFFLTLFLTMIASIILGMGLPTTAKYIVLASMAAPAIMKFGVPIMAAHLFIFYFGIVADLTPPVALVSYAAAGIAQSNPMKTGFTGLRLAMAGFLIPYIFVYNPGILLIDTTPLDVVLIAATSILGAFSLALAGSGFWMRPLNIIERLVLFGSAISLIFPGTLTDIGGAVVLAGIWFLQKQGLKRDALK, from the coding sequence ATGGTGGAAAACAACGAGATCAAACCGCAGGAGGACATTCTGGATTCTTCGGCGGCGGAAAAGGCATCTGAAACCATAGACGTGGAGAAGATCCTTGAGAAATACGACAGGGAGTCGGCAAGCAGAACTCTCAGCACCTTCTGGCAGAACGTGGTGCGGTTTGTCTGCATCGCTTTTTCTCTCTTTCAGCTCTACACGGCCGCCTTCGGCGTTTTCGAGGCCCAGATCCAGCGGGCCATCCACCTCGGCTTCGCCCTGGTGCTCGTGTACCTGCTCTATCCCGCCCGCCTGAGCAAGCGCAAGGAAGGGGTCAAATGGCTGGACGTCCTTTTCGCCCTTCTCGGTCTTGCCGTGGGAGCATACGTCGTGGTGGAGTATACCGACCTCATGATGCGGGCCGGTCTTCCCACCACGGGTGACATCGTCTTCGGCGCGCTGTGTATTCTTCTCGTTCTGGAAGCTTCCCGGAGAGTTGTGGGTATACCCATCACCATTGTGGCCATGTTCTTCCTGGCCTACGCCTACTGGGGGCCCTATTTCCCGGGAATGTTCGCCCACAGGGGCTTTTCCTACACCAGGATCATCACCCATATGTATGTCACCACCGAAGGCATCCTGGGCATGCCCGTGGGTGTGGCAGCAACCTTCGTCTACATGTTTATCCTCTTCGGGGCCTTCCTTCACAAGACAGGCCTCGGCAAGTTCTTCATCGACCTGGCCCTTGCCGCAACAGGGCACAGGATCGGCGGCCCCGCCAAGGTGGCCGTCCTTGCGAGCGGCTTCTTCGGCACCATCTCGGGAAGCTCCGTGGCCAACACGGTGACCACGGGAACCTTCACCATCCCCCTGATGAAGAGCATCGGCTACAAGCCTGAGTTCGCCGGCGCCGTGGAAGCGGCGGCCTCCACCGGCGGCCAGCTCATGCCTCCCATCATGGGCGCCGCGGCCTTCGTCATGTCCCAGTTCATCGGCATCGCCTACATCGAGATCGCCATAGCCGCTGCCCTGCCCGCGCTGCTGTACTACCTCGCGGTGGGTTTCATGGTCCACATGGAGGCCAAGAGGCTGGGGCTCCAGGGCATTCCGAAGGACAGGCTCCCCAACCTGAAGAAGGTCCTCTCCGAAGGCTGGCATCTTCTCCTTCCCCTGTTTGTGATCGTTTACCTTCTGGTGAAGGGCTACACCCCCCTCCGGGCGGCCCTGGTCTGCATCGTCGTCACCGTGGCCATTGCCATGATGAAGAAAAGCACCCGCCTGAACGTGAAGGATATTCTGGACGCCCTCGAGAGCGGCGCCCGGTCCGCCATAGGCGTGTCTGCCGCCTGCGCCTGCGCCGGCATCATCATCGGCGTCGTCACTCTCACCGGCGTGGGCCTGAAGATCGCCAACGGCATCGTGGTGCTCTCGGGAGGCAGCTTCTTCCTCACCCTCTTCCTCACCATGATCGCTTCCATCATTCTGGGCATGGGCCTTCCCACCACGGCGAAGTACATCGTCCTCGCCTCCATGGCGGCCCCGGCCATCATGAAGTTCGGCGTGCCGATCATGGCGGCCCACCTGTTCATCTTCTACTTCGGCATCGTGGCGGACCTGACGCCTCCCGTGGCCCTCGTCTCCTACGCTGCCGCGGGCATAGCCCAGTCAAACCCCATGAAAACAGGATTTACGGGCCTCCGTCTCGCCATGGCCGGTTTCCTCATCCCCTATATCTTCGTCTACAATCCGGGCATCCTGCTCATCGACACCACACCCCTCGACGTGGTGCTTATCGCGGCGACCTCCATCTTGGGAGCCTTTTCCCTTGCCCTGGCAGGTTCCGGGTTCTGGATGCGGCCTCTGAACATCATCGAGCGGCTGGTACTCTTCGGTTCGGCCATCTCCCTCATCTTCCCCGGAACACTCACCGACATCGGCGGCGCAGTGGTTCTCGCCGGAATCTGGTTCCTCCAGAAGCAGGGCCTGAAGCGGGACGCGCTGAAATAG
- a CDS encoding TRAP transporter permease → MAREFGVTECEPATQGEAVLRKATKECGYRTEMAPFWTTAIIVLSCVFILYHLITSRFGMPPMFKHRAIHLGFILCLVWMYYPASKRSVQSRPSAVDMVLIVASIAVCGYTVFNVDAFALRGGVALQRDYYFGAVAILLVLEACRRVAGKGLLILAIVFLLYALFGRYIPGVLSHRGYTIQRVIYQMYLTTEGIYGLPIGIAATYLVLFIVFSSFLEKSGLGTLFNDVSLALGGRLVGGPAKVAVIGSGLVGMISGSAATNVATSGAFTIPLMKKIGYKPYFAGAIEAAASTGGQIMPPIMGTGAFIMAEFLGIPYISIAAAAIIPAVLYFAAVYFQVDLRARKIGLTGMAKEDIPDVKKTILRYGHMFLPIIILVVLLMQHFTPLYAAFYSILVTWVLSFLRKETRMGVDKLIPLAVSSARSCLSLSVAMANAGFVVAVLSMTGIGIILADNIVALSHGSLFVTLVLCMVVSIVLGMGLPTSACYIIAATIAVPILHEMQVPGLQAHFFVFYFACLSTVTPPVALASYVAAGMSGAGTNEVGWAAFKLALAGFIVPFFFIYAPAILLVADSAAVIAWAAISGLMGAALLSVAVEGFLFIPLPWILRVLFFGAALSLIAPGVHSDLIGFGLTAAAFAGTLFLRKREVSRRE, encoded by the coding sequence ATGGCAAGGGAATTCGGCGTTACCGAGTGCGAACCGGCAACCCAGGGAGAGGCGGTCCTGAGGAAAGCCACCAAGGAGTGCGGCTACAGGACGGAGATGGCTCCTTTCTGGACTACGGCGATTATCGTTCTGTCCTGTGTTTTCATCCTGTACCACCTGATCACCTCGAGGTTCGGCATGCCGCCCATGTTCAAGCACAGGGCCATTCACCTCGGCTTCATCCTGTGCCTGGTGTGGATGTACTACCCCGCCTCGAAACGGTCGGTCCAGTCAAGACCAAGCGCCGTGGACATGGTACTTATCGTAGCTTCAATTGCTGTATGCGGCTATACGGTCTTCAACGTGGACGCTTTTGCCCTTCGCGGAGGAGTGGCCCTCCAGCGGGACTACTACTTCGGCGCCGTGGCGATCCTCCTTGTCCTGGAGGCCTGCCGGAGGGTCGCGGGGAAGGGACTGCTCATCCTGGCCATCGTCTTCCTTCTCTACGCCCTTTTCGGCCGGTACATTCCGGGGGTTCTATCCCACAGGGGATACACCATCCAGAGGGTGATCTACCAGATGTACCTCACCACCGAAGGCATTTACGGCCTTCCCATCGGTATTGCCGCCACCTACCTCGTCCTGTTCATCGTCTTCTCGTCCTTCCTTGAAAAGAGCGGTCTCGGCACCCTGTTCAACGACGTTTCCCTTGCCCTCGGCGGGCGGCTCGTGGGCGGCCCAGCCAAGGTTGCCGTCATAGGCAGCGGTCTTGTGGGCATGATCAGCGGCAGCGCGGCCACCAACGTGGCCACGTCGGGAGCCTTCACCATACCGTTGATGAAGAAGATAGGATACAAGCCCTACTTCGCCGGGGCCATCGAAGCCGCCGCCTCCACGGGCGGCCAGATCATGCCCCCCATCATGGGCACCGGTGCCTTCATCATGGCGGAATTCCTCGGCATCCCATACATCTCCATAGCGGCGGCCGCCATCATCCCCGCAGTCCTGTATTTCGCGGCGGTCTATTTTCAGGTTGACCTCAGGGCCCGAAAGATCGGCCTGACGGGCATGGCGAAGGAAGACATCCCCGATGTGAAGAAGACTATTCTCCGGTATGGGCACATGTTCCTCCCCATCATCATCCTCGTGGTCCTGCTCATGCAGCATTTCACACCGCTCTACGCCGCATTTTATTCGATCCTCGTGACCTGGGTCCTTTCCTTCCTCAGGAAAGAAACCCGCATGGGAGTCGACAAGCTCATTCCTCTCGCGGTTTCATCAGCCAGATCATGCCTGAGCCTCAGCGTGGCCATGGCCAATGCCGGCTTCGTGGTGGCCGTTCTGTCCATGACGGGAATCGGCATCATCCTTGCCGACAACATAGTCGCCCTTTCCCACGGAAGCCTCTTCGTCACCCTGGTGCTCTGCATGGTGGTCTCCATCGTCCTCGGCATGGGACTTCCCACGAGCGCCTGCTATATCATCGCCGCCACCATCGCCGTGCCGATTCTCCATGAGATGCAGGTACCCGGTCTCCAGGCCCACTTCTTTGTCTTCTACTTTGCCTGCCTCTCCACGGTGACCCCGCCGGTTGCCCTGGCTTCCTACGTGGCGGCGGGCATGTCCGGCGCGGGGACCAACGAAGTCGGCTGGGCCGCCTTCAAACTTGCCCTTGCCGGTTTCATCGTGCCCTTCTTCTTCATCTACGCCCCTGCCATCCTGCTTGTCGCCGACAGTGCGGCGGTTATCGCCTGGGCGGCCATATCCGGCCTTATGGGTGCGGCACTTCTCTCGGTGGCGGTGGAGGGATTCCTTTTCATTCCCCTGCCGTGGATACTCAGGGTTCTGTTCTTCGGAGCCGCCCTGTCGCTCATCGCTCCCGGAGTGCATTCTGACTTGATCGGCTTTGGTCTTACCGCAGCAGCTTTTGCCGGGACGTTGTTCCTGAGGAAAAGGGAGGTGAGCCGCAGGGAATAG
- a CDS encoding TAXI family TRAP transporter solute-binding subunit: protein MLKGRRNLIVAAGVLFMFLFAGAAFAVTHITMGTAGVGGMNYPVGMAMAKIWNANIKDMKAVAIATAGAVQNIDMIRTKDIEVAVCRANEAYRAFNGLEKYEGKPHTWLRALTGGVMFDAKTVVALKDEGINSIKDFKGKRVAVGPVGSGGELDAREILAAYGLTYKDITPEYVEASQAVDMMSDGLIQGAILGFTPGASAISELMVTGKVIILPIAEEGYQALKKINPLIDKRVLKAGTYPNQDYDVETCGDPADLIITREDIPEDLVYQMTKSLYENLDGVRSVAAAVRGFGPDLVAEPDKMLIPYHPGALRYFKEAGILK, encoded by the coding sequence ATGTTGAAAGGCAGAAGAAACCTGATCGTTGCGGCTGGAGTTCTTTTCATGTTCCTGTTTGCGGGTGCGGCCTTCGCCGTGACCCACATCACCATGGGAACGGCGGGAGTGGGCGGCATGAACTACCCCGTGGGCATGGCCATGGCCAAAATCTGGAACGCCAACATCAAGGACATGAAGGCTGTCGCCATCGCCACAGCAGGTGCCGTCCAGAACATCGACATGATCCGGACGAAGGATATCGAAGTGGCGGTCTGCAGGGCCAATGAAGCCTACCGCGCCTTCAACGGCCTTGAGAAATACGAAGGCAAGCCCCACACCTGGCTCCGCGCCCTTACCGGCGGCGTCATGTTCGACGCCAAGACGGTGGTGGCCCTGAAGGACGAGGGCATCAATTCGATCAAGGACTTCAAGGGGAAGAGAGTCGCCGTCGGCCCCGTAGGCAGCGGCGGCGAGCTTGACGCCCGGGAAATTCTCGCGGCCTACGGCCTCACCTACAAGGACATTACTCCCGAGTACGTGGAAGCAAGCCAGGCGGTGGACATGATGTCCGACGGCCTGATCCAGGGCGCCATTCTCGGCTTCACTCCCGGCGCCTCCGCCATCAGCGAACTTATGGTTACCGGCAAGGTCATCATTCTTCCCATCGCGGAAGAGGGATACCAGGCCCTGAAGAAGATCAATCCCCTCATCGACAAGAGAGTCCTCAAGGCCGGAACCTACCCGAACCAGGATTACGACGTGGAAACCTGCGGTGACCCCGCCGACCTCATCATCACCAGGGAAGACATCCCCGAGGACCTCGTCTACCAGATGACGAAATCTCTCTATGAGAACCTGGATGGAGTCCGCAGCGTGGCGGCGGCGGTCCGCGGCTTCGGCCCCGACCTCGTGGCCGAGCCCGATAAGATGCTGATTCCCTACCACCCCGGCGCGCTCCGCTATTTCAAAGAGGCTGGAATCCTGAAGTAA
- the cutA gene encoding divalent cation tolerance protein CutA, translating into MPEYLKVEVYIPEEYVPPLRSALDREGFLREGHYACVMALMYVTGTWMPLEGASPYDGEIGKLSAAPEIKVEFRCRTEDRPEVEQIIRMVHPYEVPVINFIPLAE; encoded by the coding sequence ATGCCGGAATATCTGAAAGTGGAGGTCTACATCCCGGAGGAGTACGTCCCCCCTCTCCGCAGTGCCCTGGACCGGGAAGGCTTCCTCCGGGAGGGGCATTATGCCTGTGTCATGGCCCTGATGTATGTAACGGGGACATGGATGCCGCTGGAGGGCGCCTCTCCCTATGACGGCGAGATCGGAAAGCTCTCCGCAGCGCCGGAGATCAAGGTGGAATTCCGGTGCCGTACCGAAGACCGCCCAGAGGTGGAACAGATCATACGGATGGTCCACCCCTACGAGGTACCCGTGATCAATTTTATTCCGCTGGCGGAATGA
- a CDS encoding ABC transporter ATP-binding protein has protein sequence MENISKSVTLENVWKVFQDPQSGKDITAVEQADFVIAPGELVTLLGPSGCGKTTTLRMIAGFELPTRGRVLIGSEDITFLPPNRRDTAMVFQSYGLFPHMNVFDNVAYGLRLRKMPEKEITEKVMRFLGMVGLDALAKRPPSRLSGGQQQRVALARSLIVEPAVLLLDEPLSNLDALLREQMRVEIRRIQKSLGITAAYVTHDRVEAMSLSDRIIVMNKGKIVQIGSPHQVYRDPASAFVAGFIGKVAFFPAEVAGVDEHCTVKVRGRTFTLPRFSPGLKAGDSALVMCRPESLTLLPPGEGILDGRVTTNVYLGHSIESFVSTELGEILVQVDNPDARQIFAEGDAVSVSFIPELTKALPAGKE, from the coding sequence ATGGAAAACATATCGAAATCAGTCACCCTTGAAAACGTGTGGAAGGTGTTCCAGGATCCCCAGTCCGGAAAGGATATCACCGCCGTGGAACAGGCGGACTTCGTCATCGCCCCCGGCGAGCTGGTCACCCTTCTCGGGCCGTCGGGGTGCGGCAAGACCACCACGCTGCGCATGATCGCCGGGTTCGAGCTGCCCACCAGGGGCCGGGTCCTCATCGGGAGCGAGGACATCACCTTCCTCCCCCCGAACAGACGGGACACTGCCATGGTCTTCCAGAGCTACGGGCTCTTCCCCCACATGAACGTCTTCGACAACGTGGCCTACGGCCTCCGGCTCAGAAAGATGCCGGAGAAGGAGATCACGGAGAAGGTCATGCGCTTTCTCGGCATGGTGGGCCTCGACGCCCTGGCGAAGCGCCCGCCTTCCAGGCTCTCGGGGGGTCAGCAGCAGCGGGTCGCCCTGGCCCGGTCCCTCATCGTGGAACCGGCGGTCCTCCTGCTGGACGAACCCCTGTCGAACCTGGACGCCCTGCTCCGGGAGCAGATGCGGGTGGAGATCCGACGCATCCAGAAATCCCTCGGCATCACCGCCGCCTATGTGACCCACGACCGGGTGGAGGCCATGAGCCTCTCCGACAGGATCATCGTCATGAACAAAGGGAAGATCGTGCAGATAGGATCGCCCCACCAGGTCTACCGCGACCCTGCAAGCGCCTTCGTGGCGGGTTTCATCGGCAAGGTGGCCTTCTTCCCCGCCGAGGTGGCGGGGGTGGACGAACACTGTACCGTCAAGGTCAGGGGAAGAACCTTCACCCTTCCCCGATTCTCCCCGGGCCTCAAAGCCGGAGATTCCGCCCTGGTCATGTGCCGCCCGGAATCGCTGACCCTTCTACCTCCTGGAGAGGGGATCCTGGACGGACGGGTGACCACCAACGTCTACCTCGGGCACAGCATCGAATCCTTCGTCTCCACTGAGCTGGGAGAGATCCTCGTCCAGGTGGACAACCCCGACGCCCGGCAGATCTTCGCCGAGGGAGATGCCGTCTCCGTCTCCTTCATTCCCGAGCTTACCAAGGCCCTGCCTGCGGGGAAGGAATAG
- a CDS encoding ABC transporter permease, which produces MTIPSRKFLSLALSVLLFAALLFWMYNALAGSFGAIAENHYKKAAEVAMGSVPSKDEAIDGWIRRISGPSRDFELLFLKGFPEDKGGMKVFAPTPALGEFFALHGKDRDFARGIESAMYDEIYQPAQRFLLGGEERRVLFAPAHDGETGDVTGTAVFLFSPGGFDRFLSLLRGLFLLALVLFAAVFAVAGYSRDPITGYVILGLFTIVGVFVAYPLFEAVRLTFLKDGKFSLETWKSILTTRQYVTALKGSITLGAFTATASTMVGFLFAFVISRTKLRGKKFFSAMATLPIISPPFSLTLSIILLFGNNGLITKQILGLENFTIYGLGGLTLVQTMGMFPIAFLTMVGILEAIDSTLEDAALNLRATRWETFKTVTLPLSVPGLLSSWLLVFTNSLADFANPLILSGSFRVLSVESYMEVTGMNRLGHGAALSLLLLLPTLSAFLAQRYWVSRKSYVTVTGKPSGRMTELVSPGVKRVLVTLMVLIVLFLFSLYGTIIAGCFVKNWGIDYTFSLANFREAFERGWRVLLDTMTLAGAATPIAGILAMIAALVLARKKFPCKRLLDMLILTPFALPGTLVGISYILAFNKAPLILVGTAAIIVINYVIRELPVGVEGGLASLKQIDPAIEEAASDLGADTPTVFRTIVLPLIRPAFISSLSYTFVRSMTAVSAVIFLISAKWYHLTVLIYNFSENLRFGLASVLATTLIVIVLLTFGLLRLVVRKNENLAKTMSI; this is translated from the coding sequence ATGACCATTCCTTCCAGAAAATTTCTCTCCCTGGCCCTCTCCGTTCTGCTCTTCGCCGCCCTGCTCTTCTGGATGTACAACGCCCTGGCCGGCTCCTTCGGCGCCATCGCGGAAAACCATTACAAAAAAGCCGCCGAGGTCGCCATGGGCTCGGTTCCCTCGAAGGACGAGGCCATTGACGGCTGGATCCGCAGGATCAGCGGCCCCTCCAGGGATTTCGAGCTTCTCTTTCTCAAGGGCTTTCCGGAGGACAAGGGAGGCATGAAGGTCTTCGCCCCCACTCCCGCTCTCGGGGAATTTTTCGCCCTCCACGGGAAGGACCGTGATTTCGCCAGGGGAATTGAGAGCGCCATGTACGACGAAATATACCAGCCCGCCCAAAGGTTTCTTCTCGGCGGGGAGGAACGGCGGGTGCTTTTCGCTCCCGCCCATGACGGCGAGACGGGAGACGTCACCGGGACGGCCGTGTTTCTCTTCTCCCCGGGAGGCTTCGACCGGTTCCTTTCCCTCCTGCGGGGGCTCTTTCTCCTCGCCCTGGTCCTCTTCGCCGCGGTCTTCGCCGTGGCAGGCTACAGCAGGGATCCCATCACCGGCTATGTCATCCTCGGCCTGTTCACCATCGTGGGAGTGTTCGTCGCCTATCCCCTCTTCGAGGCGGTCCGGCTGACATTCCTCAAGGACGGGAAATTTTCCCTCGAAACGTGGAAATCCATCCTCACCACGAGGCAGTACGTCACCGCCCTGAAGGGCAGCATCACCCTGGGGGCCTTCACCGCCACAGCTTCCACCATGGTGGGATTTCTCTTCGCCTTCGTCATTTCGAGGACAAAACTGCGGGGGAAGAAATTCTTCTCCGCCATGGCGACCCTCCCCATCATCTCGCCCCCCTTCTCCCTCACCCTGTCCATCATCCTGCTCTTCGGCAACAACGGCCTTATCACGAAACAGATCCTCGGCCTGGAGAACTTCACCATCTACGGCCTCGGGGGGCTGACCCTTGTCCAGACCATGGGCATGTTCCCCATCGCCTTCCTTACCATGGTGGGCATCCTCGAAGCCATCGATTCCACCCTGGAGGACGCGGCGCTGAACCTCCGGGCCACCCGGTGGGAGACCTTCAAAACGGTGACCCTTCCTCTCTCGGTGCCCGGGCTGCTCAGCTCCTGGCTCCTGGTGTTCACCAACTCCCTGGCGGATTTCGCGAATCCCCTGATCCTCTCCGGGAGCTTCCGGGTGCTCTCCGTGGAATCCTACATGGAGGTCACGGGGATGAACCGCCTCGGCCATGGGGCCGCCCTTTCCCTGCTGCTCCTCCTTCCAACCCTGTCGGCCTTCCTGGCCCAGCGGTACTGGGTGAGCCGCAAATCCTACGTCACCGTCACGGGGAAACCCTCAGGGCGGATGACGGAGCTCGTGTCGCCGGGAGTGAAGCGAGTTCTCGTCACCCTGATGGTCCTCATCGTTCTCTTCCTCTTCAGCCTCTACGGCACCATCATCGCCGGGTGCTTCGTGAAGAACTGGGGCATCGACTACACCTTCAGCCTGGCCAACTTCAGGGAGGCCTTCGAACGGGGCTGGAGGGTACTCCTTGACACCATGACCCTCGCAGGGGCGGCCACGCCCATAGCGGGCATCCTGGCCATGATCGCCGCCCTCGTGCTGGCCAGGAAAAAATTCCCCTGCAAGCGGCTGCTCGACATGCTCATCCTGACGCCCTTCGCCCTTCCCGGCACCCTGGTGGGCATCAGCTACATCCTGGCCTTCAACAAGGCCCCCCTCATCCTTGTGGGCACGGCGGCCATCATCGTGATCAACTACGTCATCAGGGAACTTCCCGTGGGCGTGGAGGGAGGGCTCGCCTCCCTGAAGCAGATCGACCCGGCCATCGAGGAGGCGGCCTCGGACCTCGGCGCGGATACCCCCACAGTATTCCGCACCATCGTCCTCCCGCTCATACGGCCGGCCTTCATCTCCAGCCTCTCCTACACCTTCGTCCGCTCCATGACGGCGGTGAGCGCGGTCATCTTCCTCATCTCCGCCAAGTGGTACCACCTGACCGTTCTCATCTACAACTTCTCGGAAAACCTGCGGTTCGGCCTGGCGAGCGTCCTCGCGACGACGCTCATCGTGATCGTCCTTCTGACCTTCGGGCTCCTCCGGCTGGTGGTCAGGAAGAACGAAAATCTCGCAAAGACCATGAGCATCTAA
- a CDS encoding extracellular solute-binding protein — MLDRGLYVGPIAFCINTNRSAELNLPLPASWADIVKPEYEKKVRVANPGTSGTAYNMITTLIRVFDNDEDKAFDFLKKLDRSIDQYTRSGSAPGKNCAIGEIPVAIGYLHDMVKLKVEGAPIEIAVPSDGTGFETAALSLLKDGPDPVNAKKLYDWILGQSAMDIIATWYVIPLSDKASPVETGFSFSKMKLVNQDDVWDAANKGRLLDRWNKEIGASR; from the coding sequence ATTCTGGATCGCGGCCTGTACGTAGGCCCCATCGCCTTCTGCATCAATACCAACAGGTCCGCCGAGCTGAACCTTCCCCTGCCCGCATCCTGGGCCGACATCGTGAAACCCGAGTATGAGAAGAAGGTCCGGGTCGCCAACCCCGGCACCTCCGGAACGGCCTACAACATGATCACCACACTGATCCGGGTCTTCGACAACGACGAGGACAAGGCCTTCGACTTTCTCAAGAAGCTGGACAGGAGCATCGACCAGTACACCCGCTCCGGGTCGGCCCCCGGCAAGAACTGCGCCATCGGCGAAATTCCCGTGGCCATCGGCTACCTTCACGACATGGTCAAGCTGAAGGTGGAAGGCGCCCCCATCGAGATCGCCGTTCCTTCCGACGGAACGGGCTTCGAGACCGCCGCCCTCTCCCTCCTGAAGGACGGTCCGGACCCGGTGAACGCGAAGAAGCTCTACGACTGGATTCTCGGCCAGTCCGCCATGGACATCATCGCCACGTGGTACGTCATTCCCCTGAGCGACAAGGCTTCCCCGGTGGAGACGGGCTTCTCCTTCTCGAAGATGAAGCTGGTTAACCAGGACGACGTCTGGGACGCCGCCAACAAGGGCAGGCTTCTCGACCGGTGGAACAAGGAAATCGGCGCCTCCCGGTAA